A window of the Acidithiobacillus thiooxidans ATCC 19377 genome harbors these coding sequences:
- a CDS encoding toprim domain-containing protein, whose product MNSPITEVLTDMAACGLAPSKPSAIIFDTPSMVRFHVQGDKPGSRNGYWRGFSDGRPAGIFGSWKTGVQHHWISGDAVTVTDEDRARIQSLQRQREQEQTAEHERVSEIATAQFNGLPDATGTPYTARKQITPFNARQRGQSLVLALQDWYGKICSTQTIYPDGVKQMLKGGRKRGLHIYIGGNPDGRLLVCEGYATGCSLRQMDPDAEVIASVDAGNMRSVAESARARFPEREIVLCGDHDPVGIRCAEGAARVIDGLLLIPPEAGQDWNDYANAQGGV is encoded by the coding sequence ATGAACAGCCCCATAACCGAAGTTCTGACCGACATGGCCGCATGTGGCCTGGCACCCAGCAAACCCAGCGCCATCATCTTTGATACACCCAGCATGGTGCGCTTTCACGTCCAGGGCGACAAACCCGGAAGCCGAAACGGCTATTGGCGTGGCTTTTCTGATGGCCGGCCTGCTGGGATATTCGGCTCTTGGAAAACAGGTGTGCAGCACCATTGGATCAGCGGCGACGCCGTTACGGTAACAGACGAAGATCGGGCGCGTATCCAGTCGCTACAGCGCCAACGGGAGCAGGAACAGACCGCAGAGCATGAGCGAGTGTCTGAGATCGCCACAGCGCAGTTTAACGGGCTTCCTGATGCCACTGGGACACCGTACACCGCACGGAAGCAGATCACCCCGTTTAATGCCCGGCAGCGGGGCCAGTCTTTGGTGCTGGCTCTGCAAGATTGGTACGGAAAAATCTGTAGCACTCAGACAATTTATCCCGATGGCGTTAAACAGATGTTGAAGGGTGGCCGCAAGCGTGGGCTGCATATCTACATTGGCGGAAATCCAGACGGTAGGCTGCTGGTTTGTGAAGGTTACGCTACAGGGTGCTCACTACGCCAAATGGACCCCGACGCGGAGGTTATCGCTTCGGTTGATGCAGGAAATATGCGATCAGTAGCGGAATCGGCCAGAGCGCGTTTTCCTGAGCGCGAAATCGTTTTATGTGGAGATCATGATCCAGTCGGTATCCGGTGCGCTGAAGGGGCAGCTAGGGTGATTGACGGGCTTCTGCTGATACCACCGGAAGCCGGGCAAGATTGGAATGATTACGCCAATGCTCAAGGGGGTGTGTGA
- a CDS encoding DNA primase family protein, which translates to MAVLPGAKPAGEKLELDHGHLAALLTAGPDILYNGGCFFEFQDGIWKEIPEEIMLQKAERITREVGMAVTASRIAGMLKLATGQAYRPVQWNQSGRRDVCVSNGILQHHGGEWHLRDYQREDYRRIRLPITYKPDATAPRFEQFLSEVFAGASDASDRALALLEYMGLSLTTTTEYERALMLIGSGGNGKSKVLNLLQSMVGEDYRVAVELSQLNNRFQQSHLDGKLINVISETSTDGEMPDSTVKKIISGETLTAERKFKDAFDFRPVCKLWITTNHLPSTRDFSDGLFRRFTILQFQNRFAPEVADTRLDAKLRAETSGVLNLLLESLAGVYERGRVTIPPSSTEAAKSWRVSSDQVLQFLDEAVTHDPQAITPSNDMYLTYQTWADSAGIYRKLNRKNFTLRLGAHGIENGKHMGTRSFYGIRPRLASDLGGWL; encoded by the coding sequence ATGGCCGTTTTACCTGGCGCAAAACCCGCAGGCGAAAAGCTGGAACTCGATCACGGACACCTTGCCGCACTGCTCACTGCTGGACCTGACATTCTGTATAACGGCGGCTGCTTTTTTGAGTTTCAAGACGGTATCTGGAAAGAAATCCCTGAGGAAATCATGCTCCAAAAAGCCGAACGGATTACCCGCGAAGTCGGAATGGCCGTTACTGCGTCACGAATTGCCGGGATGCTTAAACTGGCTACCGGACAGGCATACCGTCCTGTTCAATGGAACCAGAGCGGCAGGCGGGACGTGTGTGTCAGTAATGGCATCTTGCAGCACCACGGCGGCGAATGGCATCTACGGGACTACCAGCGCGAAGATTATCGGCGGATCCGGCTACCCATTACCTACAAGCCCGATGCTACAGCGCCAAGGTTTGAACAGTTCCTATCTGAAGTGTTTGCTGGTGCTTCCGACGCTTCAGATCGCGCCCTGGCACTGTTGGAGTACATGGGGTTATCACTTACCACCACAACCGAATACGAACGCGCCTTGATGCTGATTGGCAGTGGCGGGAATGGCAAGTCCAAAGTCCTGAACCTGCTGCAGTCGATGGTGGGCGAAGATTACCGGGTGGCCGTTGAGTTATCTCAGTTGAACAACCGCTTCCAGCAATCGCATCTCGACGGGAAGCTAATCAATGTTATCTCCGAAACGTCCACAGATGGCGAAATGCCCGACAGCACCGTCAAGAAAATCATCTCTGGAGAAACCCTGACTGCTGAGCGAAAGTTCAAGGATGCTTTCGACTTTCGCCCCGTCTGCAAGCTCTGGATCACCACGAACCATCTACCCAGCACAAGAGACTTTTCAGACGGGCTATTCCGAAGATTCACCATCTTGCAATTCCAGAACAGGTTTGCACCCGAAGTGGCAGATACCCGGCTGGACGCCAAATTACGGGCAGAAACGTCTGGTGTGCTCAATCTGCTGCTTGAATCTCTCGCAGGGGTTTATGAACGTGGCCGCGTAACCATTCCGCCATCGAGTACAGAGGCCGCTAAAAGCTGGCGTGTCAGTTCAGATCAAGTGCTGCAATTTCTTGATGAAGCCGTAACCCACGATCCGCAGGCCATAACGCCAAGTAATGATATGTACCTGACATACCAGACATGGGCTGATTCCGCTGGGATATATCGGAAGCTGAACCGCAAAAACTTCACCTTGCGGCTAGGGGCGCACGGTATCGAAAACGGGAAGCACATGGGCACCCGTAGTTTCTACGGAATCCGGCCCCGCCTGGCTTCAGATTTGGGGGGCTGGCTATGA
- a CDS encoding terminase small subunit, translating into MNERQERFCFEYAASLNATTAAIEAGYSEASAYSQGHDLLKKPEIQAKVAQYLDERRLQQARQFTLANDQAISALLEIISNPRAAAQARVSAAVAILDRGGHSVINKSLIKAEVNVNELSHEQRAARLAYLLELARSRRIASDTPGDAGPD; encoded by the coding sequence ATGAACGAACGGCAGGAGCGTTTTTGTTTTGAATATGCCGCGAGTTTGAACGCGACGACTGCCGCAATTGAAGCAGGATATTCGGAAGCGTCTGCCTATTCTCAAGGTCATGACCTCCTGAAAAAGCCTGAAATTCAAGCAAAGGTCGCGCAATACCTTGATGAGCGGCGACTACAGCAGGCCCGGCAATTCACACTTGCCAACGATCAGGCGATTAGTGCGCTGCTGGAAATCATCAGCAACCCGCGTGCTGCTGCCCAGGCACGAGTCAGCGCAGCCGTTGCTATTTTGGATCGTGGCGGCCATTCGGTAATCAACAAGTCATTGATTAAAGCGGAGGTGAATGTAAATGAACTCAGTCACGAACAACGAGCTGCACGACTTGCTTACTTACTTGAACTCGCAAGAAGCCGACGAATTGCAAGCGATACTCCAGGCGACGCCGGACCCGATTAA
- the secF gene encoding protein translocase subunit SecF, with amino-acid sequence MELFKARTHVDFMSRRRIFLGISALLIVASVVVFFVRGLNYSIDFTGGTLVELAFSKTPDLGAVRGTLTTAGFHNVVVQTFGGDRDLLIRLRTQPGESSAVGTKILQVFQKNQAAYPNVQLRRTEYVGPEVGKELRNKGIMALIIVTLGILIYVGFRFEWRFAVGGVLAMLHDPILVVGFFAITQEEFSLTVIAALLVIMGYSLNDTVVVFDRMREDLRASRSGDVAQVFNVAINETLSRTVITSFITFMVALSLFLFGGPVIHGFATALVIGVVVGTYSSIFVASPIALWLGLKREHVLKRQFISSKDRNDGARL; translated from the coding sequence ATGGAATTATTCAAAGCCCGTACCCATGTGGATTTCATGTCGAGGCGCCGGATATTCCTCGGAATATCCGCCTTGTTGATTGTCGCCTCAGTAGTCGTATTTTTTGTGCGTGGGCTAAACTACAGCATTGATTTTACGGGTGGTACTTTGGTGGAGTTGGCCTTCAGTAAAACCCCGGATTTAGGCGCAGTGCGCGGTACCCTGACCACTGCCGGTTTTCATAATGTGGTGGTGCAAACCTTTGGTGGCGATCGTGATCTGTTGATTCGTCTGCGTACACAGCCGGGCGAAAGCAGCGCCGTCGGTACCAAAATTCTTCAGGTATTCCAGAAAAATCAGGCGGCTTATCCCAACGTGCAATTACGTCGCACCGAATACGTGGGCCCGGAAGTCGGCAAGGAACTGCGCAATAAGGGCATCATGGCCCTGATTATTGTCACCCTGGGTATTTTGATCTATGTCGGATTTCGTTTTGAATGGCGTTTTGCTGTGGGTGGTGTATTGGCCATGCTCCATGACCCCATTCTGGTAGTAGGATTTTTTGCCATCACCCAGGAAGAGTTCTCGCTGACAGTTATTGCGGCCTTGTTGGTGATCATGGGTTACTCGCTCAATGATACCGTGGTGGTGTTTGACCGGATGCGTGAAGATCTGCGCGCCTCCCGAAGTGGCGACGTCGCGCAGGTTTTTAACGTGGCCATAAATGAAACCCTGTCGAGAACAGTCATCACCAGTTTTATTACCTTCATGGTGGCCCTCTCCCTGTTTCTGTTCGGGGGACCGGTGATTCATGGTTTTGCTACCGCCCTGGTAATTGGCGTTGTGGTCGGTACCTATTCCTCCATTTTTGTTGCCAGTCCTATTGCCTTATGGCTGGGACTGAAGCGCGAGCATGTTCTCAAACGCCAGTTCATCAGCTCCAAAGACCGTAATGATGGAGCACGTTTGTAA